A DNA window from Clavibacter sepedonicus contains the following coding sequences:
- a CDS encoding glucose-6-phosphate isomerase yields the protein MSVRIALSGAAATAVETHVPALVEAHVASGITGLDGTLWGPDAESEATKRLGWTQAVSVSRPLVAEITALREELRGQGVDHIVLGGMGGSSLAPEVITRTAGVELTVLDSTDPGQVLAALGDRLATTAVVISSKSGSTLETDSQKRVYEKSFREAGIDPTTRIVIVTDPGSPLDESARADGYRVFNADPDVGGRYSALTAFGLVPSGLAGADIGGLLDEAEAASAQLAVDDVSNPGLVLGAAIAGTSPLKDKLGIVSDGTHIVGFGDWVEQLIAESTGKLGTGLLPVVLPTDAPELALGLADLQIARLVADVDAHDAAEGEIVISGTLGAQILTWEYAVAVAGRLLEINPFDQPDVEAAKVAARGLLDDRPAPEAPVVTTDGIEVRGTSEVTEGATDVSSAIDALLAQVGPTGYVAVQAFVDRLALPELERLLDAVARKVGRPVTFGWGPRFLHSTGQFHKGGTPVGVFLQITADAAEDLEIPDRPFTFGQLIQAQAAGDATVLAEHGRPVLRLNLTDPTTDARALLSTLE from the coding sequence GTGAGCGTCCGCATCGCGCTGAGCGGCGCGGCGGCCACGGCCGTCGAGACCCACGTCCCCGCGCTCGTCGAGGCGCACGTCGCCTCCGGCATCACGGGGCTCGACGGCACCCTCTGGGGCCCCGACGCCGAGTCCGAGGCCACCAAGCGCCTCGGCTGGACCCAGGCGGTCTCCGTATCCCGTCCCCTCGTCGCCGAGATCACGGCGCTCCGCGAGGAGCTCCGCGGCCAGGGCGTCGACCACATCGTCCTCGGCGGCATGGGCGGATCCTCGCTCGCGCCCGAGGTCATCACCCGCACCGCGGGCGTCGAGCTCACGGTCCTGGACTCGACCGACCCCGGCCAGGTCCTCGCCGCGCTCGGCGACCGCCTCGCCACCACGGCGGTCGTCATCTCGTCGAAGTCCGGCTCCACGCTCGAGACCGACAGCCAGAAGCGCGTCTACGAGAAGTCGTTCCGCGAGGCGGGCATCGACCCGACCACGCGCATCGTCATCGTGACCGACCCGGGCTCCCCGCTCGACGAGTCGGCCCGCGCCGACGGCTACCGCGTCTTCAACGCGGACCCCGACGTGGGCGGCCGCTACAGCGCGCTGACCGCCTTCGGCCTCGTGCCGTCGGGCCTCGCGGGCGCCGACATCGGCGGCCTGCTCGACGAAGCGGAGGCGGCCTCGGCGCAGCTCGCCGTCGACGACGTCTCGAACCCGGGCCTCGTGCTCGGCGCCGCGATCGCCGGCACCTCGCCGCTGAAGGACAAGCTCGGTATCGTCTCCGACGGCACGCACATCGTGGGCTTCGGCGACTGGGTCGAGCAGCTCATCGCGGAGTCCACCGGCAAGCTCGGAACGGGCCTCCTGCCCGTCGTGCTGCCGACCGACGCCCCTGAGCTCGCGCTCGGCCTCGCCGACCTGCAGATCGCGCGGCTCGTCGCCGACGTCGACGCGCACGACGCGGCCGAGGGCGAGATCGTCATCAGCGGCACGCTCGGCGCGCAGATCCTCACGTGGGAGTACGCCGTCGCCGTCGCGGGCCGCCTGCTCGAGATCAACCCCTTCGACCAGCCCGACGTGGAGGCCGCCAAGGTCGCCGCGCGCGGGCTGCTCGACGACCGTCCCGCGCCGGAGGCCCCCGTCGTCACGACGGACGGCATCGAGGTCCGCGGCACCAGCGAGGTCACCGAGGGCGCGACCGACGTCTCCTCCGCGATCGACGCCCTGCTCGCGCAGGTCGGCCCGACGGGCTACGTCGCCGTGCAGGCCTTCGTCGACCGCCTCGCCCTCCCCGAGCTCGAGCGCCTCCTCGACGCCGTCGCCCGCAAGGTCGGCCGGCCCGTCACGTTCGGCTGGGGTCCGCGCTTCCTCCACTCCACGGGGCAGTTCCACAAGGGCGGCACCCCCGTCGGCGTGTTCCTGCAGATCACCGCGGACGCGGCCGAGGATCTCGAGATCCCCGACCGCCCCTTCACCTTCGGGCAGCTCATCCAGGCGCAGGCCGCCGGCGACGCCACCGTGCTCGCCGAGCACGGTCGTCCCGTCCTGCGACTGAACCTGACCGATCCCACCACGGACGCCCGGGCCCTGCTCTCGACGCTCGAATGA
- the zwf gene encoding glucose-6-phosphate dehydrogenase, with the protein MSPVDITPEFNPLRIPSDRRLNRIAGPSSLIIFGVTGDLSRKKLMPAVYDLANRGLLPPGFALIGFARRDWEDQDFEQVVYEAVKQYSRTKFDEDVWRQLAQGIRFVQGTFDDDEAFQTLKDITEELDRERGTMGNHAFYLSIPPKSFPLVTEQLRRSGLADQKEGHWRRVVIEKPFGSDLTTARELNAVVESVFPPDSVFRIDHYLGKETVQNILALRFANQLYEPLWNANYVDHVQITMAEDIGVGGRAGYYDGIGAARDVIQNHLLQLLALTAMEEPVAFDASSLRDEKEKVLSAVRLPKDLSTATARGQYAGGWQGGEEVVGFLDEDGMDPESLTETYAAMRLDINTRRWSGVPFYLRAGKRLGRRVTEIAVVFKRAPQNLFAEDQTSALGQNALVIRVQPDEGVTIRFGSKVPGAGMQVRDVTMDFGYGHAFTEASPEAYERLILDVLLGDPPLFPRHQEVELSWKILDPIEEFWRTQGQPEQYRPGTWGPASADELLARDGRTWRRP; encoded by the coding sequence ATGTCGCCGGTGGATATCACCCCGGAATTCAATCCACTGCGGATCCCGTCTGATCGACGGCTGAACCGCATCGCGGGGCCGAGCAGCCTCATCATCTTCGGCGTGACGGGTGACCTGTCGCGCAAGAAGCTGATGCCGGCCGTCTACGACCTCGCCAACCGGGGGCTCCTGCCCCCCGGCTTCGCGCTCATCGGCTTCGCCCGGAGGGACTGGGAGGACCAGGACTTCGAGCAGGTCGTGTACGAGGCCGTCAAGCAGTACTCGCGCACCAAGTTCGACGAGGACGTCTGGCGCCAGCTGGCGCAGGGCATCCGCTTCGTGCAGGGCACCTTCGACGATGACGAGGCGTTCCAGACGCTGAAGGACATCACGGAGGAGCTCGACCGCGAGCGCGGCACGATGGGGAACCACGCGTTCTACCTGTCGATCCCGCCGAAGTCCTTCCCGCTGGTCACCGAGCAGCTCCGCCGCTCGGGCCTCGCGGACCAGAAGGAGGGCCACTGGCGCCGCGTCGTCATCGAGAAGCCCTTCGGGAGCGACCTCACGACGGCGCGCGAGCTCAACGCGGTCGTCGAGTCGGTCTTCCCGCCGGACTCGGTGTTCCGCATCGACCACTACCTGGGCAAGGAGACGGTCCAGAACATCCTGGCGCTGCGCTTCGCGAACCAGCTCTACGAGCCCCTGTGGAACGCCAACTACGTGGACCACGTGCAGATCACCATGGCCGAGGACATCGGCGTGGGCGGCCGTGCTGGCTACTACGACGGCATCGGCGCGGCCCGCGACGTGATCCAGAACCACCTCCTGCAGCTCCTCGCCCTCACGGCCATGGAGGAACCCGTCGCGTTCGACGCGTCGAGCCTCCGGGACGAGAAAGAGAAGGTGCTGTCCGCGGTGCGCCTGCCGAAGGACCTCTCCACCGCCACGGCCCGCGGGCAGTACGCCGGCGGCTGGCAGGGCGGCGAGGAGGTCGTGGGCTTCCTCGACGAGGACGGCATGGACCCCGAGTCCCTGACCGAGACCTACGCCGCCATGCGGCTCGACATCAACACGCGCCGCTGGTCGGGCGTGCCCTTCTACCTGCGAGCGGGCAAGCGCCTCGGCCGCCGCGTGACGGAGATCGCGGTCGTGTTCAAGCGCGCGCCTCAGAACCTGTTCGCGGAAGACCAGACGTCGGCCCTCGGACAGAACGCGCTCGTCATCCGCGTGCAGCCCGACGAGGGCGTCACCATCCGCTTCGGCTCCAAGGTGCCGGGCGCGGGGATGCAGGTGCGCGACGTCACCATGGACTTCGGCTACGGCCACGCCTTCACCGAGGCGAGCCCGGAGGCGTACGAGCGGCTCATCCTCGATGTGCTGCTCGGCGACCCGCCGCTCTTCCCCCGCCACCAGGAGGTCGAGCTGAGCTGGAAGATCCTGGACCCCATCGAAGAATTCTGGCGCACGCAGGGCCAGCCCGAGCAGTACCGTCCGGGCACCTGGGGGCCGGCCTCGGCCGACGAGCTCCTCGCCCGCGACGGACGGACCTGGAGGCGGCCATGA
- a CDS encoding glucose-6-phosphate dehydrogenase assembly protein OpcA yields MRVDLPNTTTAKISKALVKIREEGGAVALGRVLTLVISTSLGSEEEAIEAANDASREHPMRVIVISTQRGAESETTTEKARVDAEIRVGGDAGASEVVVLRVYGAAAEDEESLVTGLLLPDAPVVAWWPHDAPAVVSQSPLGRIAQRRITDSSTSSNPRVALQHLAATYAPGDTDFAWTRLTLWRALLAAVLDQPPYEPVTQVEVSGAADSPSTVLLAAWLGLQLQVPVLHEVTTRATGSSGIHGVRLHRASGVIDLDRPIANVATLKQPNQPTHDVSLPRRSLRDCLAEELRRLDPDALYGDVIRHGLERAAAGQGYISASTTARKDSGDR; encoded by the coding sequence ATGAGAGTCGATCTGCCGAACACCACCACCGCCAAGATCTCGAAGGCGCTCGTCAAGATCCGCGAGGAGGGCGGCGCGGTCGCCCTCGGTCGCGTCCTGACGCTCGTGATCTCCACCTCGCTCGGCAGCGAGGAGGAGGCCATCGAGGCGGCCAACGACGCGTCGCGCGAGCACCCCATGCGCGTCATCGTCATCTCCACCCAGCGCGGTGCCGAATCGGAGACGACGACCGAGAAGGCCCGCGTCGACGCCGAGATCCGCGTGGGCGGCGACGCCGGCGCGAGCGAGGTCGTCGTGCTCCGCGTCTACGGCGCGGCCGCCGAGGACGAGGAGAGCCTGGTCACGGGCCTCCTCCTCCCCGATGCGCCCGTCGTCGCCTGGTGGCCGCACGACGCCCCCGCGGTCGTCAGCCAGTCGCCGCTCGGCCGCATCGCGCAGCGCCGCATCACGGACTCCTCCACGAGCAGCAACCCGCGCGTCGCCCTGCAGCACCTGGCGGCGACGTACGCCCCCGGTGACACGGACTTCGCGTGGACGCGCCTCACGCTCTGGCGCGCGCTGCTCGCCGCGGTGCTCGACCAGCCGCCGTACGAGCCCGTGACCCAGGTGGAGGTGTCCGGCGCCGCCGACTCCCCCTCCACCGTGCTGCTCGCCGCGTGGCTCGGACTGCAGCTACAGGTCCCCGTGCTGCACGAGGTCACCACGCGGGCCACCGGCTCGAGCGGGATCCACGGAGTGCGCCTCCACCGCGCGTCGGGCGTCATCGACCTCGACCGGCCCATCGCCAACGTGGCGACGCTCAAGCAGCCGAACCAGCCGACGCACGATGTGAGCCTCCCCCGCCGGAGCCTCCGCGACTGCCTGGCCGAGGAGCTGCGGCGCCTCGACCCCGACGCGCTCTACGGCGACGTGATCCGTCACGGCCTCGAGCGCGCCGCCGCCGGCCAGGGGTACATCTCCGCGTCCACCACCGCACGGAAGGACTCGGGAGACCGATGA
- the pgl gene encoding 6-phosphogluconolactonase codes for MTNDRRVLVHPDKKAMTGSVAARFLTKLVDILDEEETANVVLTGGTVGPSILAAVNESAARDSVDWTRVHFWFGDERWLPQGDPERNDTTVRTALLDHIDLPAENVHAMGASDAGLSLDEAVAAYTAELAAHANGDTSIPRFDITFLGVGPDGHVASLFPDSEGIRTMDAAVIPVRNSPKPPAERISLTLPVLNSSLRIWMVLAGPDKAFALGLALAGADRTEVPVAGIKGRKRTVFFIDREAAADVPENLRLSSY; via the coding sequence ATGACGAACGACCGCAGGGTGCTCGTGCACCCCGACAAGAAGGCCATGACCGGCTCCGTCGCCGCGCGCTTCCTCACGAAGCTCGTCGACATCCTGGATGAAGAGGAGACCGCCAACGTCGTCCTCACCGGAGGGACGGTCGGCCCGAGCATCCTCGCGGCCGTCAACGAGTCCGCGGCGCGCGACAGCGTCGACTGGACCCGGGTCCACTTCTGGTTCGGCGATGAGAGGTGGCTGCCCCAGGGCGACCCGGAGCGCAACGACACCACGGTGCGCACGGCCCTCCTCGACCACATCGACCTGCCCGCGGAGAACGTCCACGCCATGGGCGCGAGCGATGCGGGTCTCAGCCTCGACGAGGCCGTCGCCGCGTACACGGCGGAGCTCGCCGCCCACGCGAACGGCGACACCTCGATCCCCCGGTTCGACATCACGTTCCTCGGCGTCGGGCCGGACGGGCACGTCGCGTCGCTCTTCCCGGACAGCGAGGGCATCCGCACCATGGACGCTGCGGTGATCCCGGTGCGCAACTCGCCGAAGCCGCCGGCGGAGCGCATCTCGCTCACCCTGCCGGTGCTGAACTCGTCGCTGCGCATCTGGATGGTGCTGGCCGGTCCGGACAAGGCGTTCGCGCTCGGTCTCGCGCTCGCGGGCGCCGACCGCACCGAGGTGCCCGTCGCGGGCATCAAGGGACGCAAGCGGACGGTGTTCTTCATCGACCGCGAGGCGGCCGCTGACGTGCCGGAGAACCTCCGGCTGTCGTCGTACTGA
- a CDS encoding RNA polymerase-binding protein RbpA: protein MASGGSAIRGSRVGAGPMGEQDRGFHAERISISYWDALGNETVRHFAANLPEEEIPVTIDSPQSGLPAGRDKANPPSVAKLEPYKTHLAYVKEHRSEEEASQLLEEALEQLRARRGTVKATK from the coding sequence ATGGCATCAGGAGGAAGCGCCATCCGCGGTTCGCGCGTCGGCGCGGGCCCCATGGGCGAGCAGGACCGCGGATTCCACGCGGAGCGCATCTCGATCTCGTACTGGGACGCCCTCGGCAACGAGACCGTCCGCCACTTCGCGGCGAACCTGCCGGAGGAGGAGATCCCGGTCACCATCGACTCGCCGCAGTCGGGTCTGCCCGCCGGGCGCGACAAGGCCAACCCGCCGTCGGTCGCCAAGCTCGAGCCGTACAAGACGCACCTCGCATACGTGAAGGAGCATCGCAGCGAGGAGGAGGCGAGCCAGCTCCTCGAGGAGGCGCTCGAGCAGCTCCGCGCCCGCCGCGGCACGGTCAAGGCCACCAAGTAG
- the secG gene encoding preprotein translocase subunit SecG, with protein sequence MEILQVVLQVVLGITSLLLTMLILLHKGRGGGLSDMFGGGTTSSLGSSGVAERNLNRITVILGLIWVTCIVVLGLITKFDTGL encoded by the coding sequence GTGGAAATCCTCCAGGTAGTCCTGCAGGTGGTTCTGGGAATCACCAGCCTCCTGCTGACCATGCTCATCCTCCTGCACAAGGGGCGGGGCGGCGGTCTGTCCGACATGTTCGGGGGCGGCACCACGTCGAGCCTCGGCTCGTCGGGGGTGGCCGAGCGGAACCTGAACCGCATCACCGTCATCCTCGGCCTCATCTGGGTCACGTGCATCGTGGTCCTGGGGCTCATCACCAAGTTCGACACCGGATTGTAG
- the tpiA gene encoding triose-phosphate isomerase, with the protein MAVTHRPQGRTPLIAGNWKMNLDHLQAIAFAQKLAWSLKDAKHDYAEAEVAVFPPATDIRSVQTLVSADKLELAYGAQDVSEHESGAYTGEISAAFLAQLACRYVIVGHSERRTLHGETDEQVAAKSAAAVKHGIVPVICVGETAADLEEHGASAVPVAQLRVALQGLEKGADVVVAYEPVWAIGSGQAATPEQAQQVAAPLRAVVAELLGDEAAKATRILYGGSVKSGNIAGFLREPDVDGALVGGASLDVQEFSAIARFRSHVGV; encoded by the coding sequence ATGGCAGTGACCCATCGCCCGCAGGGGCGCACGCCCCTCATCGCGGGCAACTGGAAGATGAACCTGGACCACCTCCAGGCCATCGCCTTCGCGCAGAAGCTGGCATGGAGCCTCAAGGACGCGAAGCACGACTACGCGGAGGCGGAGGTCGCGGTGTTCCCGCCAGCGACCGACATCCGCAGCGTGCAGACTCTCGTGTCGGCGGACAAGCTCGAGCTGGCCTACGGCGCGCAGGACGTGTCCGAGCACGAGTCAGGCGCGTACACGGGGGAGATCTCCGCGGCGTTCCTGGCGCAGCTGGCCTGCCGCTACGTCATCGTCGGCCACTCCGAGCGGCGCACGCTGCACGGGGAGACCGACGAGCAGGTCGCTGCCAAGTCCGCCGCGGCCGTGAAGCACGGCATCGTCCCGGTGATCTGCGTGGGCGAGACCGCGGCGGACCTCGAGGAGCACGGCGCCAGCGCCGTCCCCGTGGCCCAGCTGCGCGTCGCGCTCCAGGGGCTCGAGAAGGGCGCCGACGTCGTCGTCGCCTACGAGCCCGTGTGGGCCATCGGATCCGGCCAGGCCGCGACGCCGGAGCAGGCGCAGCAGGTCGCGGCGCCTCTCCGCGCGGTCGTCGCCGAGCTCCTCGGCGACGAGGCCGCGAAGGCCACGCGGATCCTCTACGGCGGCTCGGTCAAGTCGGGCAACATCGCGGGCTTCCTCCGCGAGCCGGACGTCGACGGAGCCCTCGTCGGCGGCGCCAGCCTCGACGTGCAGGAGTTCTCCGCGATCGCGCGGTTCCGCTCGCACGTCGGCGTCTGA
- a CDS encoding phosphoglycerate kinase, whose protein sequence is MALRTIDSLGDLRGRRVIVRCDLNVPLKGGVIGDDGRIRASLGTLTGLREAGARVIVISHLGRPDGTPDEKYSLRPVAARLGELLRADVAFADDTVGDSARAAVEALGDGDVVVLENLRFHAEETSKDETVRRGFAESIAELGDAFVSDGFGVVHRKQASVFELAQALPSAAGSLIASELEVLDRLTENPERPYTVVLGGSKVSDKLGVIGHLLPRVDSLLIGGGMLFTFLKAQGHEVGASLLEEDQVETVKGYLAEAEERGVKIVLPTDVVVADGFSADAAHEVTRADAIEGTPAGAKGLGLDIGPETADAFATIIRGSTTVFWNGPMGVFELEPFAAGTKTVADALTRVEGLSVVGGGDSAAAVRALGFDDDRFGHISTGGGASLEFLEGKRLPGLEVLGWQ, encoded by the coding sequence GTGGCACTCCGCACCATCGACTCCCTCGGGGATCTCCGGGGCCGCCGCGTCATCGTGCGCTGCGACCTCAACGTCCCGCTGAAGGGCGGCGTGATCGGTGACGACGGGCGCATCCGCGCCTCGTTGGGGACCCTCACGGGTCTCCGCGAGGCCGGGGCGCGCGTCATCGTGATCTCGCACCTCGGCCGGCCCGACGGCACTCCGGATGAGAAGTACAGCCTGCGTCCCGTCGCGGCCCGCCTCGGCGAGCTGCTCCGGGCGGACGTCGCCTTCGCGGACGACACCGTGGGCGACTCCGCCCGCGCGGCCGTCGAGGCCCTCGGCGACGGCGACGTCGTCGTGCTCGAGAACCTCCGCTTCCACGCGGAGGAGACCAGCAAGGACGAAACGGTCCGCCGCGGCTTCGCGGAGTCGATCGCCGAGCTGGGGGACGCGTTCGTGTCCGACGGCTTCGGCGTCGTCCACCGCAAGCAGGCCAGCGTGTTCGAGCTGGCGCAGGCGCTGCCCAGCGCCGCCGGCTCGCTCATCGCGAGCGAGCTCGAGGTGCTCGACCGCCTGACGGAGAACCCGGAGCGTCCCTACACGGTCGTGCTCGGCGGATCCAAGGTGTCGGACAAGCTCGGCGTCATCGGCCACCTGCTTCCCCGCGTGGACTCACTTCTCATCGGCGGCGGGATGCTCTTCACGTTCCTCAAGGCCCAGGGGCACGAGGTGGGCGCGAGCCTCCTCGAGGAGGACCAGGTCGAGACCGTCAAGGGCTACCTGGCCGAGGCGGAGGAGCGTGGCGTGAAGATCGTGCTGCCCACCGACGTGGTCGTGGCCGACGGGTTCTCCGCCGACGCCGCCCACGAGGTGACGCGTGCCGACGCCATCGAGGGGACGCCCGCGGGCGCGAAGGGGCTCGGGCTCGACATCGGCCCCGAGACCGCCGACGCGTTCGCGACGATCATCCGCGGCTCGACCACGGTGTTCTGGAACGGCCCCATGGGCGTCTTCGAGCTGGAGCCGTTCGCGGCCGGCACGAAGACGGTCGCCGACGCGCTCACGCGCGTCGAAGGGCTGTCCGTGGTCGGCGGCGGCGACAGCGCCGCGGCCGTCCGCGCACTCGGATTCGATGATGACCGCTTCGGTCACATCTCGACCGGAGGCGGCGCGAGCCTCGAGTTCCTCGAGGGGAAGCGCCTGCCGGGACTGGAGGTCCTCGGATGGCAGTGA
- the gap gene encoding type I glyceraldehyde-3-phosphate dehydrogenase, translating to MTVKIGINGFGRIGRNYFRAALAKGSDIEIVAVNDLTDNKALAHLLKYDSITGRLDATVELDGDNIVVNGKAIRVLEERDPANLPWGELGVEIVIESTGRFTKAEDARKHITAGAKKVLVSAPATGDNVTTLVLGVNEGTYDPATHDVISNASCTTNCLAPLAKVFLDEFGIERGLMTTVHAYTADQNLQDGPHSDLRRARAAAVNIIPTSTGAAKALGLVIPELVGRLDGYALRVPVPTGSITDLTIETSANVTVEQVNAAYKAAAEGPLKGILKYTEDPIVSSDIVNDPHSSIFDAGLTKVIGNQVKVASWYDNEWGYSNRLVDLTEYVADRL from the coding sequence GTGACCGTCAAGATCGGCATCAACGGCTTCGGCCGCATCGGCCGCAACTACTTCCGCGCCGCGCTCGCCAAGGGCAGCGACATCGAGATCGTCGCCGTGAACGACCTCACCGACAACAAGGCGCTCGCGCACCTGCTCAAGTACGACTCCATCACCGGCCGCCTCGACGCCACCGTCGAGCTCGACGGCGACAACATCGTCGTGAACGGCAAGGCCATCCGCGTCCTCGAGGAGCGCGACCCCGCGAACCTCCCGTGGGGCGAGCTCGGCGTCGAGATCGTCATCGAGTCCACCGGACGCTTCACCAAGGCCGAGGACGCGCGCAAGCACATCACGGCCGGCGCCAAGAAGGTCCTCGTCTCGGCTCCCGCCACGGGCGACAACGTCACGACCCTGGTCCTCGGCGTCAACGAGGGCACCTACGACCCCGCCACGCACGACGTCATCTCCAACGCGTCCTGCACCACGAACTGCCTCGCGCCCCTCGCCAAGGTCTTCCTCGACGAGTTCGGCATCGAGCGCGGCCTCATGACGACGGTCCACGCGTACACCGCCGACCAGAACCTCCAGGACGGCCCGCACAGCGACCTGCGCCGCGCGCGCGCCGCTGCGGTCAACATCATCCCGACGTCCACCGGCGCCGCCAAGGCGCTCGGACTCGTGATCCCGGAGCTCGTCGGCAGGCTCGACGGCTACGCGCTCCGCGTGCCCGTGCCCACCGGCTCGATCACCGACCTCACCATCGAGACCTCGGCGAACGTCACGGTCGAGCAGGTCAACGCGGCCTACAAGGCCGCGGCCGAGGGCCCGCTCAAGGGCATCCTCAAGTACACCGAGGACCCCATCGTCTCGAGCGACATCGTCAACGACCCGCACTCCTCGATCTTCGACGCCGGCCTCACGAAGGTCATCGGCAACCAGGTCAAGGTCGCGTCGTGGTACGACAACGAGTGGGGCTACTCCAACCGCCTCGTCGACCTCACCGAGTACGTCGCCGATCGCCTGTAA
- a CDS encoding superoxide dismutase: MADYTLIDLPYDYSALEPSISGRIMELHHDKHHKTYVDGANTALVKLQEARDAGDLTFVNKLQKDLAFNLAGHVNHTVFWNNLSPDGGDKPTGELAAAIDEFFGSYDKFQAHFTASALGIQGSGWSILAWDSLGQKLIIEQLYDHQGNLAAATVPILLLDMWEHAFYLDYVNVKADYVKAFWNIVNWADVQARFDAARTKTQGLFLLS, encoded by the coding sequence ATGGCTGACTACACTCTCATCGATCTTCCCTACGACTACTCGGCCCTCGAGCCGAGCATCAGCGGCCGCATCATGGAGCTCCACCACGACAAGCACCACAAGACCTACGTGGACGGCGCGAACACCGCCCTCGTGAAGCTCCAGGAGGCGCGCGACGCCGGCGACCTCACGTTCGTCAACAAGCTGCAGAAGGACCTCGCGTTCAACCTCGCGGGCCACGTCAACCACACGGTGTTCTGGAACAACCTCTCCCCGGACGGCGGCGACAAGCCCACCGGCGAGCTGGCCGCCGCCATCGACGAGTTCTTCGGCTCCTACGACAAGTTCCAGGCGCACTTCACGGCCTCGGCCCTCGGCATCCAGGGCTCCGGCTGGAGCATCCTCGCCTGGGACTCCCTGGGCCAGAAGCTCATCATCGAGCAGCTGTACGACCACCAGGGCAACCTCGCTGCGGCGACCGTCCCGATCCTGCTGCTCGACATGTGGGAGCACGCCTTCTACCTCGACTACGTCAACGTCAAGGCCGACTACGTCAAGGCGTTCTGGAACATCGTGAACTGGGCCGACGTGCAGGCGCGCTTCGACGCCGCCCGCACCAAGACGCAGGGTCTGTTCCTCCTCTCGTAG